From Oryctolagus cuniculus chromosome 17, mOryCun1.1, whole genome shotgun sequence, a single genomic window includes:
- the WFIKKN2 gene encoding WAP, Kazal, immunoglobulin, Kunitz and NTR domain-containing protein 2, which yields MWALGCRRRLWTRWGLLLLLLLGVPPRGLAPPPIRYSHAGVCPNDMNPNLWVDAQSTCKRECETDQECETYEKCCPNVCGTKSCVAARYMDVRGKKGPVGMPKEATCDHFMCLQQGSECDIWDGQPVCKCRDRCEKEPSFTCASDGLTYYNRCYMDAEACSKGITLAVVTCRYHFTWPNTSPPPPETTVHPTTASPETPGLDMAAPALLNHPVHQSVTVGETVSFLCDVVGRPRPEISWEKQLEDRENVVMWPNHVRGNVVVTNIAQLVIYNAQPQDAGIYTCTARNAAGVLRADFPLSVVRGGQAAATSESSPNGTAFPAAECLQPPDSEDCGEEQTRWHFDAQANNCLTFTFGHCHRNLNHFETYEACVLACMSGPLAVCSLPALQGPCKAYAPRWAYNSQTGQCQSFVYGGCEGNGNNFESREACEESCPVPRGNQRCRACKPRQKLVTSFCRSDFVILGRVSELTEEPDSGRALVTVDEVLKDDKMGLKFLGREPLEVTLLHVDWACPCPNVTAGETPLILMGDVEGGMAMLRPDSFVGAASARRVRKLHEVVHKKTCDVLKELLALP from the exons ATGTGGGCCCTGGGGTGCCGCCGCCGGCTCTGGACccgctgggggctgctgctgctgctgctgcttggggtgcccccGCGAGGCCTGGCGCCGCCACCCATCCGCTATTCCCATGCTGGCGTCTGCCCCAACGACATGAACCCCAACCTCTGGGTGGATGCACAGAGCACCTGCAAGCGGGAATGTGAGACCGACCAG GAGTGTGAGACCTACGAGAAGTGCTGTCCCAACGTGTGCGGGACCAAGAGCTGCGTGGCGGCCCGCTACATGGACGTGAGAGGGAAGAAGGGCCCGGTGGGCATGCCCAAGGAAGCCACGTGCGACCACTTCATGTGTCTGCAGCAGGGTTCCGAGTGCGACATCTGGGACGGGCAGCCCGTGTGCAAGTGCCGAGATCGCTGCGAGAAGGAGCCCAGCTTCACCTGCGCCTCGGACGGCCTCACCTACTACAACCGCTGCTACATGGATGCCGAGGCCTGCTCCAAGGGCATCACGCTGGCCGTCGTCACCTGCCGCTATCACTTCACCTGGCCCAACACCAGCCCTCCGCCGCCCGAGACCACCGTGCACCCCACCACGGCCTCCCCCGAGACCCCCGGGCTGGACATGgcggccccagccctgctcaacCACCCTGTGCACCAGTCAGTCACGGTGGGTGAGACGGTGAGCTTCCTCTGTGACGTGGTGGGCCGGCCCCGGCCTGAGATCAGCTGGGAGAAGCAGCTGGAGGATCGGGAGAACGTGGTCATGTGGCCCAACCACGTGCGTGGCAACGTGGTGGTCACCAACATCGCCCAGCTGGTCATCTACAACGCCCAGCCCCAGGATGCCGGCATCTACACATGCACGGCTCGGAATGCTGCCGGGGTCCTGAGGGCAGACTTCCCGCTCTCGGTAGTCCGGGGGGGCCAGGCCGCGGCCACCTCCGAGAGCAGCCCCAATGGCACGGCCTTCCCAGCGGCCGAGTGCCTGCAGCCCCCTGACAGCGAGGACTGCGGCGAGGAGCAGACCCGCTGGCACTTCGACGCCCAGGCCAACAACTGCCTCACCTTCACCTTCGGCCATTGCCACCGCAACCTCAACCACTTCGAGACCTACGAGGCTTGCGTGCTGGCTTGCATGAGCGGGCCGCTGGCTGTGTGCAGCCTGCCAGCTCTGCAGGGGCCCTGCAAGGCCTACGCGCCTCGCTgggcctacaacagccagacgGGCCAGTGCCAGTCCTTCGTCTACGGTGGCTGCGAGGGCAACGGCAACAACTTCGAGAGCCGCGAGGCCTGCGAGGAGTCGTGCCCGGTCCCCCGTGGCAACCAGCGCTGCCGCGCCTGCAAGCCCCGGCAGAAGCTCGTCACCAGCTTCTGCCGCAGTGACTTCGTCATCCTGGGCCGGGTCTCTGAGCTGACCGAGGAGCCGGACTCGGGCCGCGCCCTGGTGACCGTGGACGAGGTCCTGAAAGATGACAAGATGGGCCTCAAGTTCCTGGGCCGTGAGCCGCTGGAGGTCACCCTGCTGCACGTGGActgggcctgcccctgccccaacgTGACGGCGGGGGAGACGCCGCTCATCCTCATGGGCGACGTGGAGGGCGGCATGGCCATGCTGCGGCCTGACAGCTTCGTGGGCGCGGCGAGCGCCCGGCGGGTCCGAAAGCTCCACGAGGTCGTGCACAAGAAGACCTGTGACGTCCTCAAGGagctcctggccttgccctga